One Microbacterium sp. zg-B96 genomic region harbors:
- a CDS encoding ABC transporter substrate-binding protein codes for MNSTTKKVGAIAAVALLLAGCAAGTPEAEETDGGSARGGLLTIGQLGDVASWDPAQAHVGHALVPYQLVYDTLILREPDGALSPMLATEWKYNDDRTVLTLELRDDVTFSDGEAFDAEAVAANLEHFKASNGRQAVQLTQFESATPVDEDTVEISLVQPDPAMEYYLSQAAGLMASPAAIEAGTLETDPVGTGPYLYDKVNSVRDSQSLFTAKEDYWNSDLQKWDEVELRILGDISARVNAIISGQVDWTTIEAKSADQAEGAGLEIIPDYQVDWTGMTFLDRDGVINPALTDERVRQAINYAVDRDTLLEQLQLGRGTATSQVFGPDSGAFVDDLEEYYTYDPEKATELLEEAGYADGFELKLPVIPAFATQITALAQQLGEVGITVTQETVPQPNYVADVTQKKFEAFNFNLFQGEAWVAINQLISPTATFNPFGTTDPELEALISVVQQGGDDSAEAAQDVNRYVTENAWFLPLYRIDQISVFNPETVTVVAQTQSAMPSIYNFSPAE; via the coding sequence ATGAACTCCACCACCAAGAAGGTCGGTGCTATAGCTGCCGTAGCGCTCCTGCTCGCTGGATGCGCCGCCGGCACACCCGAAGCAGAGGAGACCGACGGGGGCTCCGCACGCGGCGGCCTACTCACGATCGGTCAGCTCGGTGACGTCGCCTCGTGGGATCCGGCCCAGGCGCACGTCGGACACGCTCTCGTCCCGTACCAGCTCGTATACGACACGCTCATCCTCCGCGAGCCCGACGGGGCACTCAGCCCCATGCTCGCCACGGAGTGGAAGTACAACGACGACCGCACCGTGCTGACGCTCGAGTTGCGCGACGATGTCACCTTCTCCGACGGTGAGGCGTTCGACGCCGAAGCGGTCGCTGCGAACCTGGAGCACTTCAAGGCCAGCAACGGCCGTCAGGCAGTGCAGCTAACACAGTTCGAATCGGCGACCCCCGTGGACGAAGACACCGTCGAGATCTCCCTCGTGCAGCCGGACCCCGCGATGGAGTACTACCTCAGCCAGGCCGCAGGACTCATGGCCAGCCCCGCCGCGATCGAGGCGGGGACGCTTGAGACCGACCCCGTCGGCACTGGCCCGTACCTGTACGACAAGGTGAACTCGGTGCGTGACTCCCAGTCCCTCTTCACCGCCAAGGAGGACTACTGGAACTCCGACCTGCAGAAGTGGGACGAGGTCGAACTTCGAATCCTCGGCGATATCTCCGCGCGCGTCAACGCGATCATCTCGGGGCAGGTGGACTGGACCACCATCGAGGCGAAGTCGGCTGACCAGGCAGAGGGTGCCGGACTCGAGATCATCCCCGACTACCAGGTCGACTGGACGGGCATGACCTTCCTCGACCGCGACGGAGTCATCAACCCGGCGCTGACCGATGAGCGCGTCCGCCAGGCGATCAACTACGCCGTAGATCGGGACACGCTGCTGGAGCAGCTGCAGCTCGGCCGAGGAACCGCCACGAGCCAGGTGTTCGGGCCCGACAGCGGCGCGTTCGTCGACGACCTCGAGGAGTACTACACGTATGACCCCGAGAAGGCGACGGAGCTCCTCGAGGAGGCCGGCTACGCCGACGGCTTCGAACTGAAGCTTCCGGTGATCCCGGCATTCGCGACGCAGATCACGGCGCTCGCGCAGCAGCTGGGAGAGGTCGGCATCACCGTCACTCAGGAGACAGTCCCGCAACCCAACTACGTGGCGGACGTGACACAGAAGAAGTTCGAGGCGTTCAACTTCAATCTCTTCCAGGGCGAGGCGTGGGTGGCGATCAACCAGCTCATCTCGCCGACTGCGACGTTCAACCCGTTCGGCACAACCGATCCCGAACTGGAGGCGCTCATCTCGGTCGTTCAGCAGGGCGGCGATGACAGCGCCGAGGCCGCGCAGGACGTCAACCGCTACGTCACCGAAAACGCCTGGTTCCTCCCGCTGTACCGCATCGACCAGATCAGCGTCTTCAACCCCGAGACGGTCACCGTGGTCGCGCAGACGCAGTCGGCGATGCCCTCCATCTACAACTTCTCCCCGGCGGAGTAG
- a CDS encoding ABC transporter permease: MLTFTLRRLASGLGLLVVISMLTYTLLFFSSTSIARNILGEQATLEQIALKEAELGLDQPLPVRYLGWAGAALRGDLGESWFNGEPVTQTILNRLPVTLVLMIVSIVLVALIATALGVIAAVRRGWVDKTVQVGAVVGDAIPGFVLALLLVTIFAVNLGWFPAVSTIRPGAGPEAWIISLSLPVIAIVVNYVTSSAQQIRSSVIKELDKDYVRTLRSRGLGEREIVLKNVLRSAAPAGLTVLSLQFIGLLGGVIILEQIFAIPGIGPLFVTATTLGDIPVVMGMTIVTVVIVIIVNLLVDVAQGALNPKVRLS; this comes from the coding sequence ATGCTCACGTTCACACTGCGACGCCTCGCGTCGGGTCTCGGGCTGCTGGTCGTCATCTCGATGCTGACGTACACGCTGCTCTTCTTCTCAAGCACGAGTATCGCCCGCAACATCCTGGGCGAGCAGGCCACTCTCGAGCAGATCGCCCTGAAGGAGGCGGAGCTCGGGCTCGATCAGCCCCTTCCGGTGCGCTATCTCGGCTGGGCTGGCGCGGCACTGCGCGGCGACCTGGGCGAGTCCTGGTTCAACGGCGAGCCCGTCACTCAGACGATCCTGAACCGCCTGCCCGTCACCCTCGTCCTCATGATCGTCTCGATCGTGCTGGTGGCGCTCATTGCGACGGCGCTCGGGGTCATCGCCGCCGTCCGTCGCGGGTGGGTTGATAAGACGGTGCAGGTCGGCGCGGTGGTCGGCGATGCGATCCCGGGGTTCGTGCTGGCCCTCCTCCTCGTCACGATCTTCGCGGTGAACCTCGGCTGGTTCCCTGCCGTCTCCACCATCCGCCCCGGGGCGGGGCCTGAGGCGTGGATCATCTCTCTCAGCCTCCCGGTGATCGCGATCGTGGTGAACTACGTGACCTCCAGCGCCCAGCAGATCCGCAGTTCCGTGATCAAAGAGCTCGACAAGGACTACGTGCGCACGCTCCGCAGCCGGGGCCTGGGAGAGCGCGAGATCGTGCTCAAAAACGTCCTGCGCAGCGCCGCGCCCGCGGGCCTGACGGTGCTCAGCCTTCAGTTCATCGGCCTCCTCGGCGGTGTCATCATCTTGGAGCAGATCTTCGCGATCCCCGGGATCGGTCCCCTCTTCGTCACCGCGACCACTCTGGGCGACATCCCCGTCGTCATGGGGATGACCATCGTCACCGTTGTGATCGTCATCATCGTGAATCTGCTCGTGGACGTCGCCCAAGGCGCCCTCAACCCGAAGGTGCGCCTGTCATGA
- a CDS encoding dipeptide/oligopeptide/nickel ABC transporter permease/ATP-binding protein translates to MTDVIKTPSVPKRSQRGILRRMVRNPLGILSLSLLTIIVLAAVFASSIAPFDPNYADVGNTLADPGGQNPLGTDSAGRDVLSRLLYGARLTLLSALLCASVAIAIGLPAGLIAGYYGGPFDSTSNWFSNMLMALPGIIVLLVVRAALGPSVWISMIAFGILLSPSYYRLTRTAVQSVRNELYVDAARVVGLSDARIISRHILSVVRAPLIIQTALICGVAIAVQSGLQFLGLGDPTEASWGAMLGDGFNNIYTQPSLMLWPALAIGITIGSLVLLGNAIRDALEDRREIKAPRTVSPVAPTGERQPAVVDDAEAILQVADLSVGYPNTEGDYTRVVRDVSLTIRPGEVLGLVGESGSGKSQTAFSILGLLPSTARILSGSIRFEDAVLVRDGVVDVKAVRGIQGRRIAYIPQEPMSNLDPAFTIGHQLTRPMVKLLGISKKNATERARDLLRRVGIADPDRVMKGYPHEISGGMAQRVLIAGALSCEPDLIIADEPTTALDVTVQAEVLDVIRTMQRELGVAVLLVTHNIGVIADIADRVAVMRQGEIVETGPVDEILRRPEHSYTRTLMASMLVGKEPLKALGLSGPATDAETSDAGDAVQEALHQADMQQPLSPAAETILREEI, encoded by the coding sequence ATGACCGACGTCATCAAGACCCCATCGGTGCCCAAGCGTTCGCAGCGCGGGATCCTGCGGCGGATGGTGCGCAATCCGCTCGGCATCCTCTCACTCTCCTTGCTCACCATCATTGTGCTCGCGGCCGTGTTCGCGTCTTCAATCGCACCGTTCGACCCGAACTACGCCGACGTCGGCAACACCCTCGCCGACCCGGGCGGGCAGAACCCCCTCGGCACCGACAGCGCGGGTCGCGACGTGCTCTCGCGGCTGTTGTACGGAGCCCGGCTCACGTTGCTCTCGGCGCTCCTGTGCGCGAGTGTCGCGATCGCGATCGGGCTTCCGGCAGGTCTGATCGCCGGCTACTACGGTGGTCCGTTCGATAGCACGTCGAACTGGTTCTCGAACATGCTGATGGCCCTCCCCGGCATCATCGTCCTGCTGGTCGTCCGCGCGGCGCTTGGACCCTCGGTGTGGATCTCGATGATCGCCTTCGGCATCCTCCTCAGTCCGAGCTATTACCGCCTGACCCGCACGGCAGTGCAGTCCGTCCGCAACGAGCTGTACGTCGACGCTGCCCGCGTCGTCGGCCTCAGCGATGCCCGCATCATCTCGCGCCACATCCTCTCCGTCGTCCGGGCGCCGCTGATCATCCAGACGGCCCTCATCTGCGGAGTCGCGATCGCCGTGCAGAGCGGTCTGCAGTTCCTCGGACTGGGCGACCCCACCGAGGCGTCTTGGGGCGCCATGCTCGGCGACGGGTTCAACAACATCTACACGCAGCCCTCCCTCATGCTCTGGCCGGCCCTCGCGATCGGTATCACCATCGGCTCACTCGTGCTGCTGGGGAACGCGATCCGCGACGCACTTGAAGATCGTCGCGAGATCAAGGCGCCGCGAACGGTTTCCCCCGTCGCCCCGACGGGCGAGCGGCAGCCGGCCGTGGTCGACGACGCCGAGGCGATCCTGCAGGTCGCCGACCTGAGCGTCGGCTACCCGAACACAGAGGGCGACTACACCCGTGTGGTCCGTGATGTGTCGCTTACCATCCGCCCCGGTGAAGTCCTCGGCCTGGTGGGCGAATCGGGGTCGGGCAAATCGCAGACCGCGTTCTCCATCCTCGGTCTGCTGCCCAGCACCGCCCGCATCCTGTCGGGCTCGATCCGGTTCGAAGATGCCGTCCTGGTGCGGGACGGCGTGGTCGACGTCAAGGCGGTGCGCGGCATCCAAGGTCGTCGTATCGCCTACATTCCGCAGGAGCCCATGTCGAACCTCGACCCGGCGTTCACAATCGGGCACCAGCTGACGCGCCCGATGGTGAAGCTGCTCGGCATCTCCAAGAAGAACGCCACCGAGCGCGCGCGCGATCTGCTGCGGCGCGTGGGCATCGCCGATCCCGACCGTGTGATGAAGGGATACCCGCACGAGATCTCCGGCGGAATGGCGCAGCGCGTGCTGATCGCCGGAGCCCTCTCGTGCGAGCCCGACCTCATCATCGCCGACGAGCCGACGACGGCTCTGGATGTGACCGTGCAGGCCGAGGTGCTCGATGTCATCCGAACGATGCAGCGCGAGCTCGGCGTGGCGGTGCTGCTCGTCACCCACAACATCGGAGTGATCGCCGACATCGCCGACCGCGTCGCGGTCATGCGCCAGGGGGAGATCGTCGAGACCGGGCCGGTGGACGAGATCCTGCGCCGCCCGGAGCATTCCTACACCCGCACCCTCATGGCAAGCATGCTCGTCGGCAAAGAGCCGCTGAAGGCGCTCGGGCTCAGCGGGCCAGCCACTGACGCAGAGACGAGCGATGCCGGGGATGCCGTCCAGGAGGCCCTTCATCAGGCTGACATGCAGCAGCCCCTGTCGCCGGCGGCCGAGACCATCCTGCGAGAGGAAATCTGA
- a CDS encoding ATP-binding cassette domain-containing protein codes for MSGTILDVRDLVVEYKPQKLRAKPHRALHGVSLSVDEGRTLGLVGESGSGKTTIGRAILGLAPIASGTIKFQGDDITRISRKDRRRFSGDLQVIFQDPYTSLNPAMDVGDILAEPLGVQGVARDAARRRVVTLLDRVGLPSNAVNRQPNEFSGGQRQRIAIARALALDPKLIVCDEPVSALDLTTQARVLDLLLEIQQDTGVAYLFISHDLDVVHHVSHDVAVLYKGEIVENGPAGEVTRTPQHPYTKQLLLASPVPDPGEQRIRRQQRLALKSLIDAA; via the coding sequence ATGAGCGGCACCATTCTGGACGTCCGCGACCTGGTCGTGGAGTACAAGCCCCAGAAGCTGCGAGCCAAGCCGCACCGCGCTCTCCACGGGGTGTCGCTCAGCGTCGACGAGGGTCGCACGCTCGGCCTCGTCGGCGAGTCGGGCTCGGGAAAGACGACGATCGGCAGGGCCATCCTGGGACTGGCGCCGATCGCCTCGGGCACCATAAAGTTCCAGGGCGACGACATCACCCGAATCAGCCGCAAGGATCGCCGCAGGTTCAGCGGCGATCTGCAGGTCATCTTCCAGGACCCTTACACGTCGCTGAACCCTGCGATGGACGTAGGGGACATCCTGGCCGAGCCGCTCGGCGTGCAAGGCGTCGCCCGCGATGCGGCCCGCAGACGCGTAGTGACCCTGTTGGACCGCGTAGGGCTGCCGTCGAACGCGGTCAACCGCCAGCCCAACGAGTTCTCCGGCGGTCAGCGGCAGCGCATCGCCATCGCCCGCGCGCTGGCGCTGGATCCGAAGCTCATCGTCTGCGACGAGCCCGTCAGCGCCCTCGACCTGACCACGCAGGCGCGTGTCCTCGACCTCCTTCTGGAGATCCAGCAGGACACCGGCGTGGCCTACCTGTTCATCTCCCACGATCTCGACGTCGTCCACCACGTCAGCCACGATGTGGCCGTGCTCTACAAGGGCGAGATCGTCGAGAACGGTCCCGCGGGCGAGGTCACGCGCACACCGCAGCATCCATATACGAAGCAGCTGCTCCTGGCTTCGCCGGTTCCTGACCCTGGCGAGCAGCGTATCCGCCGCCAACAGCGGCTCGCCCTCAAGTCCTTGATCGACGCTGCCTGA
- the uidA gene encoding beta-glucuronidase, with protein MLKPISTPTRELVRLDGLWRFALDDARTPQPWSSELQTALEAPVPASYNDVFADQAIHDHIGWVWYQRTVRIPRGWAGERVVLRVDAATHEGVVYIDHTRVAEHVGGYTPFEADITDVARAGEEVRITIGVNNELTNETIPPGTITTDETGRRKQIYRHDFYNYAGLGRSVLLYSVPETRVTDVTVTTDVDGTAGIIDYQVDTSGAGALRIALLDAEGTEVMQSADASGRLTVPEAELWRPGRGYLYTFRIELSHDGAIVDVYDLPVGVRSVRVEETRFLINGEPFYFRGFGKHEDSAFRGRGFDNVVMVHDFSLMEWIGANSFRTSHYPYAEEFLDYADRHGIVVIDETAAVGLNLGLGGGFHGRVTERSFSPSMFNDETRAAHAQGIRELIARDKNHPCVVMWSIANEPESVEEGAREYFQPLVELARELDPSRPLTYANEYRGTFDNDRLADLFDVICLNRYYGWYVDTADLVTAARKLETELRGWESQHGKPIIITEYGADTLAGLHAVGTQAWSEEFQVALLRTYHEVFDRVDAVIGEQVWNFADFQTSQGVIRVDGNKKGVFTRDRRPKAAAFMLRDRWRTASDEV; from the coding sequence GTGCTCAAGCCCATCTCCACTCCCACCCGCGAACTCGTCCGCTTGGACGGCCTGTGGCGGTTCGCCCTAGACGATGCGCGGACACCGCAACCCTGGAGTTCTGAACTGCAGACCGCTTTGGAGGCGCCGGTGCCGGCGAGCTACAACGACGTGTTCGCCGATCAGGCGATCCACGATCACATCGGCTGGGTCTGGTATCAGCGCACCGTGCGCATTCCCCGTGGGTGGGCGGGCGAGCGTGTCGTGTTGCGAGTGGATGCTGCCACCCACGAAGGGGTCGTCTACATCGACCACACCAGAGTCGCAGAGCACGTGGGCGGCTATACACCGTTCGAGGCTGACATCACCGACGTGGCGCGCGCCGGCGAAGAGGTCCGGATTACGATCGGCGTCAACAACGAGCTGACGAACGAGACGATCCCCCCGGGCACCATCACCACCGACGAGACGGGGCGCCGCAAGCAGATCTATCGGCACGACTTCTACAACTACGCAGGGCTCGGCCGCTCCGTCCTGCTCTATTCGGTGCCCGAGACGCGGGTAACCGATGTCACCGTCACGACCGACGTCGACGGCACCGCCGGCATCATCGACTATCAGGTCGACACCTCCGGGGCGGGCGCGCTTCGCATCGCCCTGCTGGATGCAGAGGGGACCGAGGTCATGCAGAGCGCCGACGCGTCGGGGCGGCTCACCGTCCCGGAGGCCGAACTCTGGCGACCGGGCCGCGGCTACCTCTACACCTTCCGGATCGAGCTCTCGCATGACGGAGCTATCGTCGATGTGTACGATCTGCCGGTGGGCGTCCGCTCGGTCCGCGTGGAAGAAACGCGATTCCTCATCAACGGCGAGCCCTTCTACTTCCGTGGCTTCGGCAAGCACGAAGACAGCGCCTTCCGCGGCCGGGGGTTCGACAACGTGGTCATGGTGCACGACTTCTCGCTGATGGAGTGGATCGGCGCGAACTCGTTCCGAACTTCGCACTACCCGTACGCGGAGGAGTTCCTGGATTACGCGGACCGCCACGGCATCGTGGTGATCGACGAGACCGCCGCGGTCGGCCTGAACCTGGGCCTCGGCGGTGGATTCCATGGCCGCGTCACCGAGCGCTCGTTCTCGCCGTCCATGTTCAACGACGAGACGCGGGCCGCGCACGCGCAGGGAATTCGCGAGCTGATCGCGCGCGATAAGAACCACCCGTGCGTCGTGATGTGGTCGATTGCGAACGAGCCGGAGTCGGTCGAGGAGGGCGCGCGAGAGTACTTCCAGCCGCTCGTCGAACTGGCGCGGGAGCTCGACCCGTCCCGCCCGCTGACGTATGCCAACGAGTACCGCGGGACATTCGACAACGACCGCCTGGCCGATCTCTTCGATGTGATCTGTCTCAATCGCTACTACGGCTGGTACGTGGATACGGCGGACCTCGTCACCGCGGCGCGCAAGCTCGAGACGGAGCTTCGCGGGTGGGAGTCTCAACACGGCAAGCCGATCATCATCACGGAGTACGGCGCCGACACGCTCGCCGGGCTCCACGCCGTAGGAACGCAGGCGTGGAGCGAGGAGTTCCAGGTCGCGCTGCTGCGCACCTATCACGAGGTGTTCGACCGCGTCGATGCCGTCATCGGTGAGCAGGTGTGGAACTTCGCCGATTTCCAGACCTCCCAGGGGGTGATCCGGGTGGACGGCAACAAGAAGGGCGTCTTCACCCGTGACCGGCGCCCAAAGGCGGCCGCCTTCATGCTCCGGGATCGGTGGCGCACCGCCTCCGATGAGGTGTGA
- the uxaC gene encoding glucuronate isomerase, with the protein MSSDALFPSDARTREIARDLYAEVESAPIISPHGHVDPRLLVEEAPFRDPAELLITRDHYVTRVLHSAGVPLWELGLDASRPVDPRQAWRRLAENWHRFAGTASGYWLTHELSSLFGVDEELGESSADRIYDRVAVALREPDFRPRALFARFGIEVLATTDDPLDDLEEHRLLSADPSFPGRVLPTFRPDSYVDPDAAMFTENVGNLLAATGERTTFAGYLAALAARRAHFVARGAVSADHGVLEPFTTDLASTVAEGLFQQAMSGTLEPAGARLFRGHMLFQMARMSVDDGLVMTVHPGVRRNHHTATLERYGPDTGHDIPVRTEYTENLRPLLEAFGTAPRFHLVLFAVDETVYSREIAPLAGFYPSVYIGAPWWFLDAPDAILRWRSAVTETAGFYRSSGFIDDTRAFLSIPARHDTARRVDASFLARLVAEGRVSITTARRIARDLVGTIPREVFKL; encoded by the coding sequence GTGTCATCCGACGCGCTGTTCCCGAGCGACGCACGCACGCGCGAGATCGCCCGAGACCTCTACGCGGAAGTCGAATCCGCACCGATCATCTCACCGCACGGGCATGTCGACCCTCGGCTACTAGTCGAAGAAGCTCCTTTCCGGGACCCCGCCGAGCTTCTCATCACGCGTGACCACTACGTCACGCGTGTCCTCCACTCCGCAGGAGTCCCGCTCTGGGAGCTGGGTCTGGATGCGAGCCGCCCGGTGGACCCAAGGCAGGCCTGGCGCCGCCTGGCGGAGAACTGGCATCGCTTTGCCGGCACGGCGAGCGGTTACTGGCTGACGCACGAGTTGTCGTCACTGTTCGGCGTCGATGAAGAGCTCGGCGAGAGTTCCGCCGACCGGATTTACGACCGCGTCGCCGTTGCACTGAGAGAGCCCGACTTCCGGCCACGTGCCCTGTTCGCGCGGTTCGGCATCGAGGTGCTCGCCACGACCGACGATCCGCTCGACGATCTGGAGGAGCACCGTCTGCTCAGCGCGGACCCGTCGTTCCCCGGACGCGTGCTTCCTACCTTCCGCCCCGACTCCTACGTCGACCCGGACGCTGCGATGTTCACCGAGAATGTGGGCAATCTTCTCGCCGCAACCGGGGAGCGCACCACGTTCGCCGGCTACCTGGCTGCTCTGGCCGCGCGCCGCGCGCACTTCGTCGCGAGGGGCGCGGTGTCGGCGGACCATGGCGTGCTCGAACCCTTCACCACTGATCTCGCCTCAACCGTGGCCGAAGGCCTTTTCCAGCAGGCAATGTCGGGCACGCTCGAGCCTGCGGGCGCGCGCCTCTTCCGCGGACACATGCTGTTCCAGATGGCCAGGATGAGCGTCGACGACGGCCTCGTGATGACCGTTCATCCCGGTGTGCGCCGCAACCACCACACCGCGACGCTCGAGCGTTACGGCCCTGACACCGGCCACGACATCCCTGTGCGGACGGAGTACACGGAGAACCTGCGCCCCCTCCTCGAGGCGTTCGGCACCGCGCCGCGGTTCCACCTGGTGCTGTTCGCGGTCGACGAGACGGTCTACTCCCGAGAGATCGCTCCGCTGGCGGGCTTCTATCCGAGCGTGTACATCGGTGCGCCGTGGTGGTTCCTCGACGCGCCCGACGCGATCCTGCGCTGGCGGTCGGCCGTCACCGAGACCGCCGGCTTCTACCGGTCGAGCGGCTTCATCGACGACACGCGCGCTTTCCTCTCCATCCCGGCACGCCATGACACCGCCCGTCGTGTGGATGCTTCCTTCCTGGCCCGTCTCGTAGCGGAAGGACGCGTCTCGATCACGACCGCTCGCCGGATCGCGCGAGACCTGGTGGGAACCATTCCCCGAGAGGTGTTCAAGCTATGA
- a CDS encoding mannitol dehydrogenase family protein → MTGATFAARSERERPPVRIVHIGLGRFFRAHQAWYTARATDAGSWGIAAFTVRSPRAAAELAADDCVYTLTVRGPEADTQERIDSVVAAHDGSDIDALRHYVSRPEVAVITLTVTEGGYGLTANGEPDLSDPEVSGDLEGIRAGASSAQSVLGRLIVALDARRRAGAGPIALVPCDNVPGNGSFLARGLVGFAEHTSSDLAAWIRGNVSFVSTSVDRITPQTPGGEVVTEPFSDWVLAGDFPAGRPAWESAGARFVDDIEPWENRKLWLLNGAHSILAFAGLPRGAETVAEAMADPTCRALVDEFWDEAVQCLPAGTEHGNYRHQLAARFRNPRIVHRLSQIAADATTKAQFRFAAVAERTLDAGGSPDASARAVAEWIGWVITKPSESDARADEVSAAVASTDPVARLVGVISPRLAASADFIDRVRSGAVPNVSSRRRPAS, encoded by the coding sequence ATGACCGGCGCGACCTTCGCGGCGCGATCCGAGCGCGAGCGCCCCCCTGTGCGGATCGTGCACATCGGGCTGGGGCGGTTCTTTCGTGCGCATCAGGCCTGGTACACCGCGAGGGCAACGGACGCCGGCAGCTGGGGGATCGCCGCATTCACGGTCCGCAGCCCGCGAGCAGCGGCCGAGCTAGCGGCGGATGACTGCGTCTACACACTGACGGTGCGCGGCCCCGAGGCCGACACGCAGGAGCGGATCGATAGCGTCGTCGCAGCCCACGACGGTTCGGATATCGACGCCCTGCGCCACTACGTGTCGCGTCCCGAGGTGGCGGTGATAACCCTCACGGTCACGGAGGGTGGCTACGGGCTGACGGCCAACGGGGAGCCCGACCTGAGCGACCCGGAGGTCAGCGGCGATCTCGAAGGGATCCGCGCCGGCGCGTCGAGCGCGCAATCGGTGCTCGGCCGGCTCATCGTTGCGCTGGACGCACGCCGCCGGGCCGGCGCCGGACCCATCGCGCTCGTGCCGTGCGACAACGTGCCCGGCAACGGGTCGTTCCTCGCGCGAGGACTCGTGGGGTTTGCCGAGCATACGTCGTCCGATCTCGCTGCGTGGATTCGCGGGAACGTGTCGTTCGTCAGCACGTCCGTCGACCGGATCACACCCCAGACGCCCGGGGGCGAAGTAGTCACCGAGCCGTTCTCCGACTGGGTGCTGGCCGGCGACTTCCCCGCCGGCAGGCCGGCGTGGGAGAGCGCAGGGGCACGGTTCGTGGACGACATCGAGCCGTGGGAGAACCGCAAGCTCTGGCTGCTCAACGGAGCGCACAGCATCCTCGCGTTCGCCGGTCTCCCGCGTGGAGCCGAAACGGTGGCCGAGGCGATGGCAGATCCGACGTGCCGCGCGCTCGTGGACGAGTTCTGGGACGAAGCCGTGCAGTGCCTACCGGCCGGCACCGAGCACGGCAATTATCGCCACCAGCTCGCGGCCAGATTCCGAAACCCGCGCATCGTGCACCGTCTCAGTCAGATTGCCGCCGATGCGACCACCAAGGCGCAATTCCGCTTCGCCGCTGTCGCTGAACGCACGCTCGACGCCGGAGGGTCGCCCGACGCCAGTGCGCGGGCCGTCGCGGAGTGGATTGGCTGGGTGATCACGAAGCCATCTGAGAGCGACGCGCGAGCCGACGAAGTGTCGGCCGCGGTCGCGTCCACAGATCCGGTCGCGCGACTCGTCGGCGTCATCTCCCCCCGCCTAGCGGCATCAGCAGACTTCATCGACCGAGTCCGCTCCGGTGCCGTCCCCAACGTCTCGTCCCGCCGCCGCCCGGCATCCTGA